The Pyricularia oryzae 70-15 chromosome 5, whole genome shotgun sequence genome includes a region encoding these proteins:
- a CDS encoding HIR1: MHIIKPSWLSHSGEQKDFEVYSCHISPDGSRLATAGGDGHVRVWSTEAIYNADNESFRKPRQLCHMSHHLGTIHSVRFSPNGRYLASGADDKIICIYQLDSNPPSHTATFGTNEPPPIENWKTYKRLVGHENDVQDIAWSYDSSILVSVGLDSKVVVWSGHTFEKLKTLAVHQSHVKGITFDPANKFFATASDDRTIKIFRFTPPAPNATQHDMVNNFVLETTINTPFKSSPLTTYFRRCSWSPDGNHIAAANAVNGPVSSVAIIERGSWLSEINLIGHEGPTEVTQFSPRLFHTTDPALANGNSNGSSNLVTVIASAGQDKTLSIWNTNTSRPLVILQDLASKSIADLSWTPDGQVLFVCSLDGGIYALKFEEGELGWVATAEENDKALQKYSSSKKGAGTAEDIESLNLENQSKAGELRGAENRMGALMGDALVSETSGASPAAATPATNGVKAANGDVNGDSTTNNGEKDKDKDKEKEKEKEKDKDKDKDKDASNEGDQAEESEAKKAERIAALKSRVTITKDGKKRVAPMLVSSSGTGTSSLPQSHLVGKSSTKAAQADAPQAILDLTQPFDGLPKGGLASMLLGNKRKAAVLEEDYEEDTTTKKPHNGPVPVLVNGVEGTEPAQLKEPADGVVPTPEVLRPAVLSSSITYSQVRLGVPKVRSHILRPLERGVLQDETTLEDATKVPENIIFEARNPVASRDPSHVTATKRGLLLWHDFLPKAVMLLTGNKNFWAAACEDGTLYVWSPAGRRLLSAVVLSSQPVILESRGYWLLCITAVGLVHVYNVKTFTSPFPPVSLAPILDIAIHTLSPHGPTPGLGVTSAHLNSEGMVVVTLSNGDGFLYSPTMYSWQRLSETWWAVGSQYWNSNDSSISALQTTAVGPNEAPAPKSQDGVSVSAGIIPFLERHTTNEFLLRGRAYTLQRLIKTLLSREGFEGFESSVSIAHLENRIAGALQLGSKDEFRLYLFMYAKRIGAEGLRGKVEELLNSLVGGVLQRRVDGKEEAEGWGWYGKGELCGWDRRELLKGVVMILGKFRELQRLTVQYARLLGLTADGDDDDDDDNAMSIEQ, encoded by the exons ATGCACATAATCAAGCCTTCATGGCTTAGCCATAGTG GCGAACAAAAGGATTTTGAGGTCTACAGCTGCCACATCTCCCCCGATGGCTCGAGATTGGCCACTGCGGGAGGCGATGGTCACGTCAGGGTTTGGTCCACCGAAGCTATCTACAACGCCGACAATGAGAGCTTCAGAAAACCAAGGCAGCTCTGCCACATGAGCCACCACCTGGGAACCATCCACTCGGTGCGCTTCTCTCCTAACGGTCGATACCTCGCATCCGGCGCCGACGACAAGATCATATGCATATATCAGCTCGATAGTAACCCCCCGTCCCACACGGCAACGTTTG GTACCAATGAGCCACCGCCTATTGAGAACTGGAAGACATACAAGCGCCTTGTTGGACACGAGAACGATGTGCAGGACATAGCATGGTCTTATGACTCCTCAATCCTTGTGTCCGTCGGCCTGGACTCCAAGGTTGTCGTCTGGTCTGGGCACACCTTTGAGAAGCTCAAGACGCTGGCAGTGCATCAGAGCCATGTCAAAGGCATTACCTTTGATCCCGCAAACAAATTCTTTGCTACCGCCAGCGACGACCGCACCATCAAGATATTCCGATTTACGCCGCCCGCCCCGAATGCGACGCAGCACGACATGGTTAACAACTTTGTGCTCGAGACCACGATTAACACTCCGTTCAAGAGCTCACCTCTTACCACGTATTTCAGGAGGTGCTCATGGTCACCAGATGGTAACCACATAGCAGCCGCAAATGCCGTCAACGGTCCCGTCAGTTCCGTAGCCATCATAGAACGAGGCAGCTGGCTGTCGGAGATCAACCTGATCGGTCACGAGGGGCCTACCGAGGTCACTCAGTTCTCACCACGGCTGTTTCACACCACGGATCCCGCCCTTGCGAATGGCAATAGTAATGGGAGCAGCAACCTGGTGACGGTTATAGCATCAGCAGGCCAGGACAAAACGCTCAGCATCTGGAACACTAATACCTCCAGACCTCTCGTCATCCTCCAGGACCTGGCATCAAAGTCGATTGCGGATTTGTCATGGACGCCAGACGGCCaggttttgtttgtttgcagTCTCGATGGCGGCATATATGCCCTCAAGTTTGAGGAGGGCGAGCTTGGCTGGGTGGCGACAGCTGAGGAGAACGACAAGGCTCTACAAAAGTACAGCAGCTCGAAGAAgggtgccggcaccgctgaGGACATTGAGAGCTTGAATCTCGAGAACCAAAGCAAGGCTGGAGAGTTACGAGGTGCAGAGAATCGCATGGGAGCACTTATGGGCGATGCCCTCGTGTCGGAAACGAGCGGCGCATCTCCTGCCGCTGCCACACCTGCTACTAACGGGGTAAAAGCAGCGAACGGTGACGTGAATGGTGACTCAACTACTAATAACGGCGAGaaagacaaggacaaggacaaggaaaaggaaaaggaaaaggagaaagacaaggacaaggataaAGACAAGGACGCTTCCAACGAAGGCGACCAGGCAGAGGAGAGCGAGGCAAAGAAGGCAGAGCGTATAGCTGCGCTCAAGTCTCGAGTCACAATCACCAAGGACGGCAAGAAGAGGGTCGCGCCCATGTTGGTATCCTCTTCAGGTACAGGAACTTCATCCCTACCACAGTCCCACCTCGTTGGTAAAAGTTCGACGAAAGCCGCACAAGCCGACGCACCACAGGCTATCCTGGATCTCACCCAGCCTTTTGATGGCTTGCCCAAAGGAGGCTTAGCATCGATGCTACTGGGCAACAAGCGGAAAGCAGCTGTGCTGGAGGAGGACTACGAAGAAGATACGACCACCAAGAAGCCTCACAATGGGCCGGTTCCTGTCCTCGTAAATGGCGTCGAAGGAACCGAACCAGCGCAGCTTAAGGAGCCGGCCGATGGTGTGGTTCCTACTCCCGAAGTATTGCGACCCGCTGTTTTGAGTTCCTCGATCACGTACTCCCAGGTCCGGCTTGGAGTTCCCAAGGTTAGGTCGCACATATTGCGACCCCTGGAAAGGGGCGTGCTTCAGGACGAAACTACCCTTGAGGATGCAACCAAGGTTCCTGAGAACATCATATTCGAGGCGAGGAACCCTGTCGCATCCCGTGACCCGTCTCATGTAACGGCCACAAAACGCGGATTGCTTCTATGGCATGACTTCCTTCCCAAGGCTGTCATGCTCCTTACTGGCAACAAGAACTTTTGGGCAGCAGCGTGCGAAGATGGTACGTTGTATGTGTGGTCTCCCGCTGGCAGGCGGTTGCTTAGCGCAGTCGTTCTCTCGTCACAGCCCGTGATCTTAGAAAGCCGCGGGTATTGGTTGTTGTGCATCACGGCCGTTGGTCTCGTTCACGTATACAACGTCAAGACCTTCACATCACCATTCCCGCCAGTGTCCCTGGCGCCGATCCTGGATATAGCCATACACACCCTCAGTCCACATGGCCCAACGCCTGGACTTGGCGTGACCTCTGCCCACTTGAATTCCGAGGGCATGGTGGTCGTCACATTGAGTAACGGAGACGGCTTCCTCTATTCACCGACTATGTACTCGTGGCAGCGACTCTCTGAAACCTGGTGGGCTGTCGGAAGCCAGTACTGGAACAGCAATGACAGTTCTATCAGTGCCCTTCAGACGACCGCCGTGGGTCCCAACGAAGCACCTGCGCCTAAGTCGCAGGATGGCGTGTCGGTCTCAGCAGGCATCATACCCTTCCTGGAGCGTCATACAACGAACGAGTTCTTGTTGCGCGGCCGGGCTTACACTCTGCAGCGTCTTATCAAGACTCTCCTCAGCCGTGAAGGGTTTGAGGGATTCGAGAGCAGTGTCAGCATTGCACATCTCGAGAACCGCATCGCCGGTGCACTGCAGCTCGGCTCCAAGGATGAGTTCAGGCTGTACCTCTTTATGTACGCGAAGCGGATAGGTGCTGAGGGTCTCAGGGGCAAGGTGGAGGAGCTTCTTAATTCGCTTGTCGGTGGAGTTTTGCAGAGGCGGGTAGACGGAAAAGAGGAGGCTGAGGGCTGGGGCTGGTATGGGAAGGGTGAGCTCTGCGGGTGGGATCGGAGAGAGCTTCTCAAGGGTGTTGTCATGATCCTGG GCAAGTTCAGGGAGCTCCAACGCTTAACAGTCCAGTATGCGCGCCTCCTCGGGCTTACTGCCGAtggtgatgacgacgacgacgacgacaacgccATGTCTATTGAGCAGTGA
- a CDS encoding coiled-coil domain-containing protein 130: MQGFNMGRYVPPDVEGTITGNKLHGKHPQGSRARHGGGALTVRFEMPFPVWCEGCPQETLIGQGVRFNAIKRRVGNYHSTPIFSFAIKHPACGGDIEIRTDPQNTDYVVVSGGRRREPGMRSQEGESLVSAADLARASLASIDEARGEVKDEKAREAAFAKLEKTIADRAALARSTSRVEELVDVSARAWDDPYSRNSELRNAFRAGRKEREAIAVSDEALKDKMSLGDQVVLGPETDYDRRLAALMDYGSTDGARDGARDAAEMAMSKPLFGESGRSASPAQYSKPKEKGKIADTGETPRREKPRMLKAEISKEKTREGLIGAIAMNQRTATDPFLEGLWSEKSKRQRIIPGLKRKRDPLADSSSDEATRTSAHPPKPPQQVLARTASPALVSYDSDQEE; the protein is encoded by the coding sequence ATGCAGGGCTTCAACATGGGACGTTACGTCCCACCGGACGTCGAAGGCACCATCACCGGAAACAAGCTGCATGGCAAGCACCCCCAGGGATCCCGCGCCCgtcacggcggcggcgccctcACGGTCCGCTTCGAGATGCCCTTCCCCGTCTGGTGCGAGGGCTGCCCCCAGGAGACCCTCATAGGCCAGGGCGTACGCTTCAACGCCATCAAGCGCCGTGTCGGCAACTACCACAGCACGCCAATCTTCTCCTTTGCGATCAAGCATCCCGCATGCGGCGGCGACATTGAGATCCGCACGGATCCCCAAAATACAGATTACGTCGTCGTCAGCGGCGGCAGGCGGAGGGAGCCTGGTATGAGGAGTCAGGAGGGCGAGAGTCTGGTGTCGGCAGCGGATCTGGCGAGGGCGAGCCTGGCGTCCATCGACGAGGCCAGGGGCGAGGTCAAGGACGAGAAGGCCAGGGAGGCCGCATTTGCaaagttggaaaagaccattgCAGACAGGGCGGCTCTCGCCCGCTCGACGAGCCGCGTCGAGGAGCTGGTTGACGTGTCGGCTCGGGCGTGGGACGACCCGTATTCGCGCAACTCGGAATTGCGAAATGCATTTCGTGCAGGGCGCAAGGAACGGGAAGCCATCGCCGTCAGCGACGAGGCCCTGAAGGATAAGATGAGCCTGGGGGACCAGGTTGTTCTTGGTCCGGAGACCGACTATGACAGGCGACTCGCCGCTCTGATGGATTATGGCAGTACCGACGGAGCCCGGGACGGAGCCCGGGACGCCGCTGAGATGGCCATGAGCAAGCCACTTTTCGGGGAGTCAGGACGTTCTGCAAGCCCAGCACAGTACTCAAAACCCAAAGAGAAAGGCAAGATTGCCGATACGGGTGAAACGCCACGGCGGGAGAAGCCTCGGATGCTCAAGGCGGAGATTTCCAAAGAAAAGACACGAGAGGGTCTTATTGGCGCGATTGCCATGAACCAAAGGACAGCCACGGATCCATTCCTAGAAGGTCTTTGGAGCGAAAAATCCAAAAGACAACGTATCATACCTGGACTGAAGCGAAAGCGGGATCCTCTCGCAGATTCCAGCAGCGACGAAGCTACCAGAACTTCAGCGCATCCCCCAAAGCCACCACAACAAGTGTTGGCCAGGACGGCATCGCCCGCCTTGGTGAGCTACGACTCGGACCAGGAGGAATAG
- a CDS encoding CIA30 family protein: MRAALPAVLLLDWSFAMSIMAGNRYIFGGDKPWDEAGFTAVDDRVRGGSSVSHLIVNADRTAATFNGTLDTKTLGGAGFASQRTVDPFLVDLTGVGALIADVVVPADNKTYTLTLKNDILPTGPDGREQSTVSWEYDFVALGDGDKEGETKQVKMPIDQFKPTYRGRPAEDAKLDLANIKRISFMMRSFFEKQDGDFSLTIKSLAVSQSVQSESPARISEAISDDGDSKGQANQALSAEKEVPIWRRWLCNW, translated from the exons ATGCGAGCGGCGTTACCCGCAGTCCTGCTTCTCGACTGGAGCTTTGCCATGTCCATCATGGCAGGAAACCGATATATTTTTGGTGGTGACAA ACCATGGGATGAGGCCGGGTTCACCGCCGTCGATGATCGTGTCCGCGGAGGCAGTTCAGTCTCCCACTTAATCGTCAACGCCGACCGCACGGCTGCCACCTTCAACGGCACCCTCGACACCAAGACCCTTGGTGGCGCGGGCTTTGCTTCCCAGCGCACTGTTGACCCCTTCCTAGTTGATCTGACcggcgttggtgccctgaTTGCAGATGTCGTGGTTCCTGCCGACAACAAGACGTACACTCTTACGCTAAAAAACGACATTCTGCCTACCGGACCGGATGGTCGGGAGCAGAGCACCGTCAGTTGGGAATATGACTTTGTCGCGCTGGGCGATGGCGACAAGGAGGGTGAGACGAAGCAGGTGAAGATGCCGATTGATCAGTTCAAGCCCACCTACAGAGGCCGTCCGGCAGAGGATGCGAAACTGGATCTGGCCAACATCAAGCGGATCTCCTTCATGATGAGAAG CTTTTTTGAAAAGCAGGATGGCGACTTCAGCCTGACCATCAAGTCACTCGCTGTTTCCCAATCCGTACAGAGTGAGAGTCCTGCTCGAATTAGCGAGGCCATCTCGGACGATGGCGACTCGAAAGGTCAGGCGAACCAAGCCCTGTCCGCGGAGAAAGAGGTGCCGATCTGGCGCCGTTGGCTATGCAACTGGTAG